One Elusimicrobiota bacterium genomic region harbors:
- the ftsZ gene encoding cell division protein FtsZ — translation MKMKIIDDPQTSPANIKVIGVGGGGGNAVNLMVISNLKGVQFISANTDADALKKSLAEHKIQLGPKLTKGQGSGARPEIGKQATEESISSIAQILEGTDMLFITAGMGGGTGTGGAPVIAKIAKSANILTVGVVTKPFMWEGKVKMAIAEEGIKELKAYTDALIEIPNQRLFSIIDDDTLATQTFEKANEVLKKAVQSISDIITSHGMINVDFQDVKTIMLSAGDAMLGFGEASGDDRATVATKMAISSPLLEDVSIDGAKGVLVNITGNSKDLKMSEIDTAMSIIHSAASPDAHLIYGQAFDDELNDNLKITVIATGFSGERKLSKQKKIIFNEERKKEDVLNKENLDIPAYKRIKVRKLK, via the coding sequence ATGAAAATGAAAATTATTGATGATCCACAGACTTCCCCTGCAAATATTAAGGTAATTGGTGTGGGCGGCGGCGGTGGAAATGCAGTTAATCTGATGGTTATTTCAAATTTAAAAGGTGTCCAATTTATTTCAGCAAATACTGATGCCGATGCGCTTAAGAAGTCACTTGCAGAACACAAAATTCAGCTTGGTCCTAAATTAACAAAGGGCCAGGGATCCGGTGCAAGACCCGAAATAGGAAAACAGGCAACTGAAGAAAGTATTTCTTCAATAGCGCAAATATTAGAGGGCACCGATATGCTTTTTATTACTGCAGGTATGGGAGGCGGTACCGGAACCGGCGGAGCTCCTGTTATAGCAAAGATAGCGAAATCAGCAAACATTCTTACTGTCGGAGTAGTAACGAAACCGTTTATGTGGGAAGGTAAAGTTAAAATGGCAATAGCCGAAGAAGGAATAAAAGAATTAAAAGCATATACTGATGCTTTAATTGAAATTCCTAATCAGCGTTTGTTTTCAATAATAGACGATGATACTCTCGCTACACAAACTTTTGAAAAAGCTAACGAAGTTCTTAAGAAAGCTGTTCAATCCATATCCGACATCATAACCTCTCATGGTATGATAAATGTTGATTTTCAGGATGTTAAGACAATTATGCTAAGTGCAGGTGATGCTATGCTTGGTTTTGGTGAGGCTTCCGGTGATGACCGTGCAACAGTTGCTACAAAGATGGCTATTTCTAGTCCGTTATTAGAAGATGTAAGTATTGACGGTGCAAAAGGTGTTTTGGTTAATATTACAGGAAACAGTAAAGACTTGAAAATGTCGGAGATAGACACTGCAATGTCAATAATTCATAGTGCAGCATCACCCGACGCACATCTTATTTATGGTCAGGCGTTTGATGATGAATTAAACGATAATTTAAAAATTACGGTTATTGCTACCGGATTTTCCGGTGAAAGAAAATTATCAAAGCAAAAAAAAATTATTTTTAATGAAGAGAGAAAGAAAGAGGATGTTTTAAACAAAGAAAACCTGGATATACCGGCATATAAAAGAATAAAAGTGAGAAAATTAAAATAG
- a CDS encoding D-alanine--D-alanine ligase, which translates to MKIRKIGVIYGGKSSEREISLKTGSAIASALKKEKYNIVLIDSGKKDFIKKLLSEKIDFAFIALHGPGGEDGTMQGLLEIAGVPYSGCGVLASALSMNKIYSKRIFESANINTPKWCVVTSDLGPRTSDLGLPFVVKPSKQGSAIGVTIVKEKSQIVKAIKNALKYDTEAIIEEYIEGKEITVAILGENPLTPIEIVPKNEFYDFYSKYASGGSQHIIPARLPKNIINKARELGLLSHKALGCRVMSRVDMIVDKKSDIYVLEVNTIPGMTSTSLFPDASKYDGISFNEMLKKIMMFSLDEKA; encoded by the coding sequence ATGAAAATAAGGAAAATCGGGGTTATTTATGGCGGGAAATCAAGTGAGCGGGAAATCTCGCTAAAAACAGGTTCTGCTATTGCAAGTGCCTTAAAAAAAGAGAAGTATAATATTGTGCTTATAGATTCCGGCAAGAAAGATTTTATAAAGAAACTTTTATCGGAAAAAATTGATTTTGCTTTTATTGCTTTGCATGGACCGGGAGGCGAAGACGGTACTATGCAGGGACTTTTGGAAATTGCAGGTGTTCCGTATAGCGGTTGCGGTGTTTTAGCATCCGCACTGTCAATGAATAAAATATACTCAAAAAGAATTTTTGAATCAGCCAACATAAACACCCCAAAGTGGTGTGTTGTTACTTCAGACCTCGGACCTCGGACCTCGGACCTCGGACTGCCTTTTGTTGTCAAGCCTTCTAAACAAGGTTCCGCAATCGGTGTTACTATTGTCAAAGAAAAATCTCAGATTGTAAAAGCAATTAAAAATGCCCTGAAATATGATACGGAAGCGATTATTGAAGAATATATTGAAGGAAAGGAAATAACAGTTGCTATCTTAGGTGAAAATCCGCTTACTCCGATAGAAATTGTTCCTAAAAATGAGTTTTATGATTTTTATTCAAAATATGCATCAGGCGGTTCACAACACATAATACCCGCCCGTCTTCCTAAAAATATTATAAATAAAGCAAGAGAGTTAGGACTTTTATCGCACAAAGCGCTTGGCTGCAGGGTGATGTCACGGGTAGATATGATAGTAGATAAAAAGAGTGATATTTACGTGCTCGAAGTTAATACTATACCCGGAATGACAAGTACCTCACTTTTCCCGGATGCCTCAAAATATGACGGGATATCTTTTAATGAAATGTTGAAGAAAATTATGATGTTTTCCTTAGATGAAAAAGCATAA
- the murC gene encoding UDP-N-acetylmuramate--L-alanine ligase, whose amino-acid sequence MFRKKFKNIHFVGIGGSGMSGIAEVLLNLGFNITGSDLRESDVTKRLKKLGARIEIGHRKENIENSVVDVVVTSTAVTKDNPEVVAARLHKIPVIPRAEMLAELMRLKYSIAIAGCHGKTTTTSMASLILANAGFDPTVVIGGRFNNFGTGAKLGHGEYLVAEADESDGSFLKLFPTFAVVTNIDNDHLDHYGTLDNIKSAFIEFINKIPFYGCAILCSDDENLKSIIPKITRKYYTYGFNDSADFKIENVNVTPASTKFDVSYHNKNMGKIELKIPGRHNILNATASLVCGYELEIEFSKIAKALFDFNGVGRRLEKKGNYKNVVFIDDYGHHPTEIKATLSAVRSVNPDSRVLVLFQPHRYTRTKFLKDQFGTAFVDADMVRVLDIYAASEEPIPGISSQTIIDSIKKESKKDVTKLVSVENLAKEIKNGDVVITLGAGDVWKKSAEILKILNETKPF is encoded by the coding sequence ATGTTTAGAAAAAAATTCAAAAATATTCATTTTGTAGGAATTGGCGGAAGCGGAATGTCGGGTATTGCAGAAGTGCTTTTAAATCTCGGTTTTAATATTACCGGTTCTGATTTAAGAGAATCCGATGTTACAAAACGGCTTAAAAAACTTGGTGCCAGGATCGAAATAGGGCACAGGAAAGAAAATATAGAAAATTCAGTAGTAGATGTCGTTGTAACATCAACTGCTGTTACAAAAGATAATCCTGAAGTTGTCGCTGCGCGTTTGCATAAAATTCCGGTGATTCCCCGTGCTGAAATGCTTGCCGAACTGATGCGGTTAAAATATTCAATAGCAATCGCAGGTTGTCACGGTAAAACAACCACAACTTCAATGGCATCTTTGATTTTAGCTAACGCAGGGTTTGACCCTACTGTTGTTATAGGAGGAAGATTTAATAATTTCGGTACAGGTGCCAAATTAGGTCACGGCGAATATCTTGTTGCTGAAGCAGATGAATCTGACGGTTCTTTTTTGAAACTATTTCCGACATTCGCGGTCGTTACCAATATAGACAACGACCACCTTGATCACTATGGCACTCTTGATAATATAAAATCGGCATTTATAGAATTTATAAATAAAATTCCGTTTTACGGTTGTGCAATTTTGTGTAGTGATGATGAAAACCTGAAAAGCATAATTCCTAAAATTACGAGAAAATATTATACGTATGGTTTTAATGATTCTGCTGATTTTAAGATAGAAAACGTTAATGTAACGCCTGCGAGCACTAAATTTGATGTTTCTTATCATAATAAAAATATGGGAAAAATAGAATTAAAAATCCCGGGTCGGCATAACATATTAAATGCGACTGCAAGTTTAGTATGCGGGTATGAATTGGAAATAGAATTTTCTAAAATTGCAAAGGCGCTATTTGATTTTAATGGTGTTGGCCGTCGTCTGGAAAAGAAAGGTAATTATAAAAATGTTGTTTTCATTGATGATTATGGACATCATCCGACAGAGATAAAAGCTACGCTTTCTGCAGTCAGGTCGGTTAACCCTGACAGTAGAGTGCTTGTTCTGTTTCAACCGCACCGGTATACAAGAACAAAATTCCTTAAAGACCAGTTTGGCACCGCTTTTGTTGATGCCGATATGGTAAGAGTCCTTGATATTTATGCAGCAAGTGAAGAACCTATTCCGGGGATTTCCTCGCAGACTATTATTGATTCGATTAAAAAAGAATCAAAAAAAGATGTTACAAAATTAGTTAGCGTAGAAAATCTTGCTAAGGAAATAAAGAACGGAGATGTGGTTATTACTCTCGGTGCCGGAGATGTCTGGAAAAAATCAGCAGAGATATTAAAAATATTAAATGAAACTAAACCATTCTGA
- the ispG gene encoding flavodoxin-dependent (E)-4-hydroxy-3-methylbut-2-enyl-diphosphate synthase, giving the protein MHKTKKVRVGDIFIGGGEPVRVQSMTKTETGDWRATVNQIKKLQGAGCEIIRVAVPDMESAKVISKIKKNIEIPLVADIHFDWRLAVEAINQGVDKIRINPGNIGSKENIEKVVDAAKKRKIAIRVGVNAGSLKIFKESNGWLKMSYLQIAEQMVKELMENIKIIEKMDFTDIVVSLKANDVRTTVLANQLFSIMRDYPVHLGVTEAGTEFSGIIKSTAAFGILLNQKIGNTIRVSLTASPEKEVKAGWEILKTLGLRKGGIEVISCPTCGRCEIDLIKIAHQLEKQLATSHFQLPTSRFSFKVAVMGCVVNGPGEAKGADIGIAGGKGFGLLFKKGKPLRKIHQSKWVSEILKEIKKELT; this is encoded by the coding sequence ATGCATAAAACAAAGAAAGTAAGAGTTGGTGACATATTTATCGGCGGTGGCGAGCCGGTCCGGGTTCAGTCAATGACTAAAACTGAAACCGGGGATTGGCGGGCTACTGTTAACCAGATAAAAAAACTGCAAGGTGCCGGTTGTGAAATTATCCGTGTAGCTGTTCCGGATATGGAGTCGGCAAAAGTTATTTCAAAGATTAAAAAAAATATCGAAATCCCGCTTGTTGCAGATATTCATTTTGACTGGAGACTTGCAGTTGAGGCGATAAATCAGGGTGTTGATAAGATTAGAATAAATCCCGGCAATATCGGTTCCAAAGAGAATATTGAAAAAGTGGTTGATGCCGCTAAAAAAAGGAAAATTGCTATCCGGGTAGGTGTAAATGCGGGTTCATTGAAAATTTTCAAAGAATCTAATGGCTGGCTTAAGATGTCTTATTTACAAATAGCAGAACAGATGGTTAAAGAGTTAATGGAGAACATAAAAATTATTGAGAAGATGGATTTTACGGATATAGTTGTTTCGCTTAAAGCAAATGATGTCCGGACAACAGTTTTAGCAAATCAGCTTTTTTCTATAATGAGAGATTATCCCGTTCATTTAGGGGTTACTGAAGCAGGAACAGAATTTTCAGGTATTATAAAGTCAACAGCAGCATTCGGTATTTTACTAAACCAAAAAATTGGGAATACCATTAGGGTATCTTTAACTGCTTCACCCGAGAAAGAAGTTAAAGCCGGTTGGGAGATATTAAAAACGTTGGGACTTAGAAAAGGCGGGATTGAAGTGATTTCCTGTCCCACCTGCGGCAGATGCGAGATAGACTTAATAAAAATAGCCCACCAATTAGAAAAACAGTTGGCTACTTCCCACTTCCAACTTCCCACTTCCCGATTTTCTTTTAAAGTTGCCGTTATGGGTTGTGTTGTCAATGGTCCTGGTGAGGCAAAAGGTGCAGATATAGGGATAGCGGGTGGTAAAGGTTTTGGTTTGCTTTTCAAAAAAGGTAAGCCGTTAAGAAAAATCCATCAAAGTAAATGGGTCAGCGAGATTCTGAAAGAAATAAAAAAGGAATTAACATAA
- the pheA gene encoding prephenate dehydratase, with protein MIGEIRKKIDVIDKNILKLLNDRIELAIKIGKIKSSKKEEVFVPVREKEIISNIIKLNKGPIPNECLSDIFKEILNVSRSIQKKIKVSYFGPEATFTHLAAIRIFGKYVDYIPVGSIKDVFTEIEKNRADYGVVPIENSTEGIVNHTLDMFIESDLQITSEIFLEISHCLLSTETSLGKIKKVYSHPQPIAQTRNWIEKNLRGVSVVEVASTSEAAKLAKKEKNTAAISSIVASEVYGLNVIARNIEDFKNNFTRFLVIGKKSPSISGSDKTSIMFSAKDRIGVLHDMLIPFKKHKLNLTKIESRPTKKKAWEYIFFIDFMGHIEDKNVKKALSELESNCTMLKVLGSYPTGE; from the coding sequence ATGATTGGGGAAATAAGGAAAAAAATTGATGTTATAGATAAAAATATTTTAAAACTTTTAAACGATAGAATAGAACTGGCTATTAAAATAGGTAAGATTAAATCGAGTAAGAAAGAAGAGGTTTTCGTCCCGGTAAGAGAAAAAGAGATTATTTCAAATATAATTAAATTAAATAAAGGTCCTATTCCTAACGAATGTTTATCGGATATTTTTAAAGAGATATTAAATGTTTCCCGTTCAATACAGAAAAAAATAAAAGTTTCATATTTTGGACCTGAAGCGACATTCACTCATCTTGCCGCTATAAGAATATTCGGTAAATATGTTGATTATATCCCTGTCGGTTCGATAAAAGATGTTTTTACGGAAATAGAAAAAAACCGTGCTGATTATGGGGTCGTTCCCATTGAGAATTCTACGGAAGGCATTGTCAATCATACGCTTGATATGTTCATTGAATCAGATTTACAGATTACTTCGGAAATATTTCTTGAGATTTCCCATTGTTTATTGTCTACTGAGACGTCTCTTGGGAAAATAAAAAAAGTCTATTCTCATCCGCAACCGATAGCACAGACAAGAAATTGGATAGAAAAAAATCTAAGAGGCGTCAGCGTTGTGGAAGTAGCGTCTACTTCTGAAGCTGCTAAGCTCGCTAAAAAAGAAAAAAACACTGCTGCTATATCCTCAATTGTTGCCAGTGAAGTATATGGACTCAACGTTATAGCCAGGAACATAGAGGATTTTAAAAATAATTTCACAAGATTTCTTGTAATAGGTAAGAAGAGTCCGTCTATTTCCGGAAGCGATAAGACATCAATTATGTTTTCTGCAAAAGACCGGATTGGCGTACTTCATGATATGCTGATTCCTTTTAAAAAGCACAAACTTAATCTTACTAAAATAGAATCACGACCGACTAAGAAAAAAGCGTGGGAATACATTTTTTTTATTGATTTCATGGGTCATATTGAAGATAAAAATGTTAAAAAAGCTTTATCGGAACTTGAAAGTAACTGTACTATGCTGAAGGTGCTGGGGTCGTATCCTACTGGCGAATAG
- a CDS encoding PilT/PilU family type 4a pilus ATPase, whose product MEELNELLELMVFKKASDLHLRANTNAVLRIDGRLESLEGKTFSATDMEKIVESIMNIKQREVFNQKGEYDLSYPIAGVGRFRGNIYRQRGSINIAMRYVPIEIPPFDSLNLPPVIKKIADNHRGLVLVTGTTGCGKSTTLAAMIDHINSNRSAHIVTIEDPIEFLHKDKVSIISQRELGIDTTSYIEALKNIVRQDPNVILIGEMRDRDTMAAALTAAQTGHLVFSTVHTIDAIETVTRIVDMFPPYHQNQIRLQLADTLKGVISLRLLPNLKGGRIPACEILVVTALVKKYIEQNTMGEIAQAIKQGGYYGMQAFNQSLLSLYNSGNISLEDALAAATNPEELMMNIRGITSESGTTA is encoded by the coding sequence ATGGAAGAACTAAATGAGCTTCTTGAACTTATGGTTTTTAAAAAAGCGTCTGATTTACATTTGAGGGCAAATACTAATGCCGTTTTGAGAATTGACGGAAGATTAGAATCTCTTGAAGGAAAAACATTTTCAGCGACGGATATGGAAAAGATTGTAGAGTCAATAATGAATATAAAACAGCGTGAAGTGTTTAATCAAAAAGGCGAGTATGATTTGTCTTATCCGATTGCGGGTGTTGGGAGATTCAGGGGTAATATTTATCGTCAAAGAGGAAGCATTAATATCGCAATGAGGTATGTTCCGATTGAAATACCCCCGTTTGATTCGCTTAATCTTCCTCCGGTAATAAAAAAGATAGCGGATAATCACAGGGGTCTTGTGCTGGTTACTGGTACCACAGGTTGCGGTAAATCTACCACTCTTGCAGCAATGATTGATCATATAAATTCAAATCGCAGTGCTCATATTGTAACAATAGAAGACCCGATAGAGTTTCTGCATAAAGATAAAGTTTCCATAATTTCCCAGAGAGAACTCGGAATTGATACGACTTCTTACATTGAGGCTTTGAAAAATATTGTCAGGCAGGACCCGAATGTTATTTTAATCGGAGAAATGCGTGATAGGGATACTATGGCAGCAGCGCTGACCGCAGCACAAACAGGCCATCTTGTTTTTTCTACAGTTCATACTATTGATGCAATAGAAACAGTAACCAGAATTGTCGATATGTTTCCGCCGTATCATCAAAATCAGATTCGGCTTCAGTTAGCAGATACCTTAAAGGGTGTTATTTCCCTGCGGCTCCTTCCAAATTTAAAAGGTGGAAGAATTCCCGCCTGTGAAATTCTTGTTGTCACGGCGTTAGTAAAAAAATATATTGAACAAAATACTATGGGTGAAATAGCACAGGCAATAAAACAAGGCGGATATTATGGTATGCAGGCGTTCAACCAGTCGCTTTTAAGTCTTTATAATTCTGGTAATATTTCACTTGAGGACGCATTGGCAGCTGCGACTAATCCGGAAGAGCTGATGATGAATATCCGTGGTATAACTTCTGAGAGCGGAACAACTGCTTAG
- the murB gene encoding UDP-N-acetylmuramate dehydrogenase, translated as MKLNHSEISKITSGRVLESEPMSRRTTFRVGGPCDFYVEVKTTGELKQLLQYIREKKVDYLVVGFGSNILIKDKGFRGIVIRLTGDFFNLDFNLDKNNVIAGGGCALQLLVKKCADNGLGGMEFLVGIPGTIGGAVIMNAGTKDGNIGSIVKSVTIMDEKGGIKKIDKKSLKFSYRSSDIPEKNIVISAEFVLKKKDKSDIIKKLNELLLRRAKTQPIGYFNAGCVFKNPDNDYASRLIDKAGLKGVSVGDAVVSGLHANYINNTGNATASDILKLIKIVQKKVKDKFSKKLGLEIKIIGK; from the coding sequence ATGAAACTAAACCATTCTGAAATTTCAAAAATCACTAGCGGAAGAGTTCTTGAGTCTGAACCGATGAGCAGGCGTACTACATTTCGTGTCGGCGGTCCCTGCGATTTTTATGTTGAAGTGAAAACGACCGGCGAACTAAAACAGCTTTTACAATATATTCGTGAAAAAAAAGTTGATTATTTAGTGGTCGGTTTTGGTTCAAATATTTTGATAAAAGATAAAGGGTTTAGGGGAATTGTTATCAGGCTAACCGGAGATTTTTTCAATTTAGATTTTAATTTGGATAAAAACAATGTAATAGCCGGCGGTGGTTGCGCCCTGCAGCTTCTCGTGAAAAAATGTGCCGATAACGGTCTTGGCGGAATGGAATTTCTTGTAGGTATTCCGGGTACTATTGGCGGTGCCGTTATTATGAACGCCGGAACGAAAGATGGAAATATCGGTTCAATCGTTAAATCGGTAACAATAATGGATGAGAAAGGCGGTATAAAAAAGATAGATAAAAAATCTTTAAAGTTTTCTTACAGGAGTTCAGATATACCGGAAAAAAACATAGTTATTTCTGCTGAATTCGTATTGAAAAAGAAAGATAAAAGTGATATAATAAAAAAGCTGAATGAATTATTACTTCGCCGTGCAAAAACACAGCCGATAGGATATTTTAATGCCGGCTGTGTTTTTAAGAACCCGGACAATGATTATGCTTCTCGCCTTATAGATAAGGCAGGGCTTAAAGGCGTATCGGTTGGTGATGCAGTTGTTTCTGGTTTACATGCAAATTACATAAATAATACAGGCAATGCGACGGCTTCAGATATCCTTAAATTGATAAAAATAGTCCAGAAAAAAGTTAAAGATAAATTTTCAAAAAAATTAGGATTGGAAATAAAGATAATAGGAAAATAA
- a CDS encoding FtsQ-type POTRA domain-containing protein: MKKHKVAVRLKTKLENNKKRRKALIAITVICAILFVVGFAVNLTAKFLLTSQVFNVKSTEIKGNNIVEKAAVLDYLDFNGKNIFRLKLKKAESQLKEKFSNVRDVSIGRYLPGRIVVKISERIPLAEVKVSDKRIGIDEYLKAFILPVDYRVLPKLSENMTIENKTACIKFLKEVSGLPIYKSITGVTALAPDDLIFFFEDNCKVCMGLPEDIAYKVTYLEKVLSDLEMKGKKAEYINMRDFSKEHKEVVLRTKQEAGSRK; this comes from the coding sequence ATGAAAAAGCATAAAGTTGCGGTTCGACTCAAAACTAAATTAGAAAACAATAAAAAACGAAGAAAAGCTTTAATTGCAATAACGGTAATATGTGCAATATTGTTTGTCGTTGGTTTTGCCGTCAACCTGACAGCAAAATTTTTATTGACATCTCAGGTTTTTAATGTAAAATCTACTGAGATAAAAGGTAATAATATAGTTGAAAAAGCGGCAGTTCTTGATTATTTGGATTTTAACGGAAAAAACATTTTCCGGCTTAAACTAAAAAAGGCTGAGTCCCAGTTAAAGGAAAAGTTTTCAAATGTAAGAGATGTTTCTATAGGTAGATACTTGCCGGGCAGGATCGTGGTGAAAATTAGCGAGAGAATTCCCCTTGCTGAAGTTAAGGTTTCAGATAAAAGAATCGGTATTGATGAGTATTTAAAAGCGTTTATATTACCCGTAGATTACAGGGTTCTGCCGAAACTCTCTGAAAACATGACTATAGAAAACAAAACGGCATGTATTAAATTTTTAAAAGAAGTTTCCGGTTTGCCTATATATAAGAGTATTACAGGCGTGACTGCGCTCGCACCTGACGATTTAATATTTTTTTTCGAAGATAATTGTAAAGTTTGTATGGGTTTACCTGAAGATATCGCTTATAAAGTAACTTATCTTGAAAAAGTTCTTTCTGATTTGGAAATGAAAGGGAAAAAAGCAGAATATATAAATATGCGTGATTTTTCAAAAGAACATAAAGAGGTCGTTTTAAGGACAAAGCAGGAGGCAGGAAGTAGAAAGTAG
- the ftsA gene encoding cell division protein FtsA, which yields MAREKVIAGLDIGSSKVACVIAKKEESDLPEVIGIGIAPCKGLRHGTVVGMKETEAAITAAVDQAEEMADTKIDDDEVVVSIKGQNIESLNHSTAINVTRTDKEITSDDVAQVISSAKMIRLNYDKEIIHIIPQEFIVDGHRGITDPVGLEGSHLSVDVHIIIGLTSAINNLAKCVSNAGFVCKNFVSSILATGEVTVSVEEKKIGCVLIDMGAQTTDIAVYLDGSSRCIKEVALGSDSITMDIARGLVTSYNVAQNLKEQYGSTVSSLIDSKEEVTYISIDGRTQKKVSRKILCDIIKSRVEEILSFVNEEIIKTQYRDMLSAGSVITGGGCQLLGMKEACEEMLQMPSRIGIPQYIRGSVNGIADPSLACGIGLVKYSYLSEFKRSNRYISKKSGVVSKIKKMFEDMV from the coding sequence ATGGCAAGGGAAAAAGTTATTGCAGGTCTTGATATCGGGTCTTCAAAAGTTGCTTGTGTAATTGCAAAAAAAGAAGAATCAGATTTACCTGAAGTAATAGGTATAGGTATAGCTCCCTGTAAAGGGCTTAGACATGGAACTGTTGTCGGTATGAAGGAGACGGAAGCTGCAATTACCGCAGCAGTAGACCAGGCAGAAGAAATGGCTGATACAAAAATAGATGATGATGAAGTTGTTGTAAGCATAAAAGGACAGAACATAGAGTCACTGAATCATTCTACAGCCATAAATGTTACCCGGACTGACAAGGAGATTACCAGTGATGATGTTGCGCAAGTGATATCTTCAGCCAAAATGATACGGCTTAACTATGACAAGGAAATAATACATATTATACCTCAGGAATTCATTGTAGATGGACATAGGGGAATTACAGATCCGGTAGGTTTGGAAGGCTCGCATTTATCAGTAGATGTTCATATAATTATTGGGTTAACATCAGCTATAAATAATTTGGCAAAATGTGTCAGTAACGCCGGTTTTGTTTGTAAAAATTTTGTTTCAAGTATTCTTGCAACAGGAGAAGTTACCGTCTCCGTGGAAGAGAAAAAAATAGGGTGTGTATTGATTGACATGGGCGCCCAGACTACCGATATCGCGGTTTATCTTGACGGTTCAAGCAGATGCATTAAAGAAGTAGCTCTTGGGAGCGATAGTATAACAATGGATATCGCCCGCGGGTTAGTCACATCTTATAACGTTGCACAGAATCTGAAGGAACAATACGGTTCAACGGTTTCATCTCTAATAGACTCCAAGGAGGAAGTAACTTATATTTCTATTGACGGTAGAACTCAAAAAAAAGTATCCCGTAAGATACTTTGTGATATCATAAAGTCGAGAGTTGAAGAAATATTATCATTTGTTAATGAGGAAATAATAAAAACGCAATATCGTGACATGCTTTCTGCCGGTTCGGTTATTACAGGCGGCGGTTGCCAGCTTTTAGGCATGAAAGAAGCGTGTGAAGAAATGTTACAGATGCCGTCCAGAATTGGTATTCCGCAGTATATAAGAGGTTCTGTAAATGGAATAGCCGACCCGTCTCTTGCCTGTGGTATAGGTCTTGTGAAATATTCTTACTTATCTGAGTTTAAAAGATCAAACAGATATATATCTAAAAAGTCAGGTGTTGTATCAAAAATAAAAAAGATGTTTGAGGATATGGTATAG
- the hisC gene encoding histidinol-phosphate transaminase yields the protein MDKNFVRKNVMNFQAYIPGKPIEDVKREFNLKEVIKIASNENPLGPSRKAVSAIKKMLNGINIYPDGNCFSLRKKIAGIYNVGENQVIFGNGTDEIIELVGKTFLNPGDEIVASEHAFIRYKMAGDLMECRVIEVPMKNYKHDLEAMAGAVTEKTKIVFIANPNNPTGTYNTKNEFDNYFKLLPTPCSPLTFIDEAYAEYVGETDYPLGIEYLKKGLNVIFSRTFSKIYGLAGLRVGYGISSPEIISYMERIRPPFNVSSVAQAGAVAALEDKQHLKKSKKMVLEQKKYLYKELDEIGLEYIPSAGNFILINMENDGQSVFNKLLSKGIIVRAMGEYGFKNFIRVTIGTPYENKKFIKEIIKIK from the coding sequence ATGGATAAAAATTTTGTTAGGAAAAATGTGATGAATTTCCAGGCTTATATACCGGGGAAACCTATTGAGGATGTTAAGCGGGAATTTAATCTTAAGGAAGTTATTAAAATAGCGTCTAATGAAAACCCGCTGGGTCCTTCACGGAAGGCAGTTTCTGCTATAAAAAAAATGTTAAACGGAATTAATATTTACCCGGACGGGAATTGTTTTAGTTTAAGAAAAAAAATAGCAGGGATTTATAACGTCGGTGAAAATCAGGTTATTTTCGGGAATGGCACTGACGAAATAATTGAGCTCGTAGGCAAAACGTTCTTAAATCCCGGTGATGAAATAGTGGCTTCCGAACACGCTTTTATAAGGTATAAAATGGCCGGAGATTTAATGGAATGTAGAGTTATTGAAGTCCCGATGAAGAATTACAAGCATGATTTGGAAGCAATGGCCGGTGCGGTTACAGAAAAGACAAAAATTGTATTTATTGCAAACCCGAACAATCCGACCGGAACATACAATACAAAAAATGAATTTGATAATTATTTTAAACTACTTCCTACTCCCTGCTCCCCGCTTACTTTTATAGACGAGGCTTATGCGGAATATGTTGGTGAGACTGATTACCCGCTGGGGATTGAATATTTGAAAAAAGGATTGAATGTTATTTTTTCAAGGACATTTTCAAAAATATACGGGCTTGCGGGCTTAAGAGTCGGTTACGGGATTTCATCTCCTGAAATAATATCATATATGGAAAGAATAAGGCCGCCGTTTAACGTTTCATCAGTCGCTCAAGCCGGTGCTGTTGCGGCATTGGAAGATAAACAACACCTGAAGAAATCGAAAAAAATGGTTCTTGAACAAAAGAAATATTTGTATAAAGAATTAGATGAAATAGGACTGGAATATATCCCTTCAGCGGGTAATTTTATTCTTATAAACATGGAAAACGACGGGCAATCTGTTTTTAATAAACTTTTAAGCAAGGGAATTATTGTAAGGGCTATGGGGGAATATGGCTTTAAAAATTTCATAAGAGTTACAATTGGCACTCCGTATGAAAATAAAAAATTTATTAAGGAGATTATAAAAATAAAATGA